TTATCTATCTGTGATTATCGTTTCCGGTGTTTTGTACCTGATTATGGAGACCAGTGTTTCCCCGGCAGCGTACACTCTTCTTTATTTTATCCTAGCGGCTGCGGCAATCTACATGGACAGGAAACTACTGATACTTGCATCAGGGCTCGGCTTTATTCTTATCACCATATTCACGCTTCTGCATCAACACGAGCTGCCGTTAGAACCAAAAAATTATGCAACACTCTATCTACTCTACATGTTAGTGACAGTGATGCTTGGCTTCCAATTCTCTATTTCTAAAAAGCTTGCTGAGACAATTGTTTCAGCACAGAAAGAAACTGAGAGCCTCTTAATTAGAGATTCAGAGACGAAAGAAGTAATCAAATCCAGTACCAGGAGTATCGCAAGCCTGATTGATGAAGTGAAGTTTAAAAGCAGGGAGAATTACGAATCATCCATAGAAATGACCCAATCTGTCACAGAAATATCTGCAGGAATCAACATCCAATCAGATTCTGTATTAGATATGACCCAATCACTCGAAAGCACGAACCAGGTGATTGCCAGGACATCAGCGCTTGTTGAAAAACTCCATCAGGATGCAGTGTCAGCAGAGAACGTAACCGAAAAGGGCGACGAGCTGATGGCAAAACTAATAAAAGAACTGACGGCTTCTTATGAAAACATGAAAAATGTCAATGAGCATATCCTGTCATTATCGGCATTAATCAAGGAAACTGCCAGGTTTGCATCTGACATCCAGGGCATCGCGTCGCAAACAAACCTGCTTGCATTAAATGCATCGATTGAAGCCGCCAGAGCGGGAGACAGCGGAAAGGGTTTTGCCGTTGTTGCCGAAGAGGTGAGAAAACTGGCTGATATAACAAGCAATACAGCGACCCAGATTACTGAAAACTTGAAAAGT
The nucleotide sequence above comes from Mesobacillus jeotgali. Encoded proteins:
- a CDS encoding methyl-accepting chemotaxis protein codes for the protein MKTIEEIKYEDLRRKNSLTVKATLVSVILATVVDIAMQKELAVILSIILGGGLGVGIVALLHYSKKLANFIPYLSVIIVSGVLYLIMETSVSPAAYTLLYFILAAAAIYMDRKLLILASGLGFILITIFTLLHQHELPLEPKNYATLYLLYMLVTVMLGFQFSISKKLAETIVSAQKETESLLIRDSETKEVIKSSTRSIASLIDEVKFKSRENYESSIEMTQSVTEISAGINIQSDSVLDMTQSLESTNQVIARTSALVEKLHQDAVSAENVTEKGDELMAKLIKELTASYENMKNVNEHILSLSALIKETARFASDIQGIASQTNLLALNASIEAARAGDSGKGFAVVAEEVRKLADITSNTATQITENLKSVMEDTSKTKNGVNLTAEKLTQNLELAAETMEAFETIHQTFKGLKKDISEQDELTRLILDSSVTIESSIAGFSSVIQQASAALEEISSSAISQSTHHEQLFKSVEVAHESLDKLMKLQQN